In the Caenorhabditis elegans chromosome X genome, one interval contains:
- the capa-1 gene encoding LYMARV-amide (Confirmed by transcript evidence), whose translation MLLWIVATLLIFSLPVSTALDYNDFSLQRIARAPHPSSALLVPYPRVGKRSNILNNNSESQNSVQKRLYMARVGKRAFFYTPRIGK comes from the exons ATGCTTCTCTGGATCGTCGCcactttgctcatttttagcCTTCCAGTGTCAACGGCTTTAGATTATAAtg ATTTCTCCTTGCAACGAATTGCTCGGGCTCCACATCCATCATCTGCTCTCTTAGTGCCATACCCAAGAGTCGGAAAACGAAGTAACATTTTGAA taaCAATTCCGAATCACAAAACTCTGTCCAAAAGAGACTCTACATGGCGCGTGTTGGAAAACGAGCATTTTTCTACACTCCACGTATTGGGAAATAA
- the C46F4.3 gene encoding EB domain-containing protein (Confirmed by transcript evidence), with protein MMLPTYQFLILLSVSAKQVYGVEGKLGIPGTECLFGGICSGGSICIDILCLCVDGEREFDGQCVDQSVYDSKVKESESLHDDKPENLPAIGLAGHPCGQGGVCRPSTKCIEGTCKCRQGYNPSFGECIRNLNVLRHIPRAFIPNHRSILRFPS; from the exons ATGATGCTTCCAACTTATCAATTCCTAATCTTACTTTCCGTTTCTGCAAAACAAGTGTATGGCGTTGAAGGTAAAC TTGGAATTCCTGGAACTGAGTGCCTGTTCGGAGGAATATGCTCGGGTGGATCTATTTGCATTGATATTTTGTGTTTATGCGTGGATGGGGAAAGAGAATTTGACGGACAATGTGTGGATCAATCAGTTTATGATTCAAAAGTTAAAGAATCTG AATCCCTGCACGATGACAAGCCTGAAAATCTGCCAGCAATTGGTTTAGCAGGTCATCCGTGCGGTCAAGGAGGAGTCTGCAGACCGTCGACAAAGTGCATTGAAGGCACCTGTAAATGTAGACAGGGTTATAATCCGTCTTTCGGGGAGTGTATTCGGAATTTGAATG TTCTTCGTCACATTCCACGTGCATTCATTCCAAATCATAGGTCGATTCTTCGATTTCCATCTTAA
- the egl-6 gene encoding G-protein coupled receptors family 1 profile domain-containing protein (Confirmed by transcript evidence), which translates to MNDTLICTYFECYIHMFAMYYDEIHIPLSISICIFGAASNVFNIIVLTRKRMRTPINILLTGLSIAQWLLATNYFLYLLLEYYRYQCVQLLWSEAFTRYRFFNVNLNTVFHTIAFTTTIVVAVFRYCALKFPIQANRFIYKCQPAIAANVIIWIIIPIISLPLFFISEVKIVARDHVAYDLQCEMEGPLYDLSYQESPLLVSAVFWAFGIVFKLLPSLILSILLIALIRSLKSVERRRKNWKRTQGANICTNSERKAKRKLTTRPRTTRMLVIILLLCVMVELPMGILNLCVAIYGEEFGNRYYDPVGNLMEMLTLLYSSVSFVLYCTMSNEYLSTFRALFFPWTRKNSLRGTRRSWNHRHDDETKSPRTFLINRTAPSSYVGS; encoded by the exons ATGAATGACACACTGATCTGTACATACTTCGAATGCTATATCCACATGTTTGCCATG TACTACGATGAAATTCATATTCCTCTTTCAATTTCTATCTGTATATTCGGAGCCGCTTCAAACGTCTTCAATATTATTGTGCTCACAAG AAAACGGATGCGAACCCCAATAAACATCCTGCTCACAGGTCTCTCCATTGCACAATGGCTCCTAGCGACCAATTACTTCCTTTACTTATTGCTTGAGTATTATAGATATCAATG TGTTCAATTATTATGGTCCGAAGCATTTACAAGATATAGATTCTTCAATGTCAACCTGAATACAGTATTTCATACAA TTGCATTCACAACGACGATCGTTGTCGCAGTGTTTCGGTATTGTGCACTGAAGTTTCCAATTCAAGCGAATAGATTCATCTATAAATGCCAGCCAGCAATCGCAGCAAACGTTATCATTTGGATCATCATTCCTATCATCAGTCTTCCATTGTTTTTCATATCCGAG GTTAAAATTGTCGCTCGTGACCACGTTGCTTATGATTTGCAATGCGAAATGGAAGGTCCATTGTACGACCTCAGTTATCAAGAGAGTCCACTTCTCGTGTCCGCAGTTTTCTGGGCATTTGGTATTGTGTTCAAACTACTTCCGTCGTTAATTCTCTCAATACTACTCATTGCTCTTATAAGATCTTTGAAAAGCGTAGAACGAAGGCGTAAAAACTGGAAGCGTACACAAGGTGCCAACATTTGCACCAACTCCGAGagaaaagcaaaaagaaaGTTGACGACCAGACCGCGCACAACACGAATGCTCGTCATCATTCTACTCCTATGTGTAATG GTAGAACTACCCATGGGTATTCTTAACTTGTGCGTGGCTATCTACGGTGAAGAGTTCGGAAATCGGTATTACGATCCAGTGGGAAATCTGATGGAAATGCTGACGCTGTTGTACAGCTCTGTTAGCTTCGTTCTCTATTGCACCATGTCCAATGAGTATCTCTCCACGTTCCGAGCACTATTCTTCCCATGGACCAGAAAGAATAGTTTAAGAGGAACTCGAA gaagttgGAATCATCGACATGACGACGAAACAAAGTCCCCACGAACTTTTCTGATAAATAGAACTGCGCCAAGCTCATATGTCGGGTCTTAA
- the Y23B4A.1 gene encoding uncharacterized protein (Confirmed by transcript evidence), translated as MELMSIADENRLKFALYRQIAYDRRQAACMIDAIMDQMQNCHLTVDYKIQLSRRVVVARRRWFREFFLDLESYALIDLMRLSCRIYAWSKKLSDLFVTNARMIRDRMSRIRELNFNRRSLQWCL; from the exons ATGGAGTTGATGTCAATTGCTGATGAAAATCGTCTCAAATTTGCTCTCTATCGTCAGATTGCT tacGACAGACGCCAAGCAGCATGCATGATCGACGCAATAATGGACCAGATGCAGAATTGTCAC CTTACCGTCGACTATAAAATCCAACTTTCCCGGCGCGTCGTAGTGGCTCGTCGCAGGTGGTTCAGGGAGTTCTTTTTGGACCTTGAATCATACGCTCTAATAGATTTAATG AGGCTGTCTTGCCGGATCTACGCCTGGAGCAAGAAATTGTCTGATTTGTTCGTCACAAACGCACGAATGATTCGGGATCGAATGTCGCGAATTCGAGAGCTCAATTTCAATCGTCGAAGTCTTCAATGGTGTctttaa
- the egl-6 gene encoding G-protein coupled receptors family 1 profile domain-containing protein (Partially confirmed by transcript evidence) — protein sequence MGKWTELGLSGRENATNVSSRAITDKSFLQYYDEIHIPLSISICIFGAASNVFNIIVLTRKRMRTPINILLTGLSIAQWLLATNYFLYLLLEYYRYQCVQLLWSEAFTRYRFFNVNLNTVFHTIAFTTTIVVAVFRYCALKFPIQANRFIYKCQPAIAANVIIWIIIPIISLPLFFISEVKIVARDHVAYDLQCEMEGPLYDLSYQESPLLVSAVFWAFGIVFKLLPSLILSILLIALIRSLKSVERRRKNWKRTQGANICTNSERKAKRKLTTRPRTTRMLVIILLLCVMVELPMGILNLCVAIYGEEFGNRYYDPVGNLMEMLTLLYSSVSFVLYCTMSNEYLSTFRALFFPWTRKNSLRGTRRSWNHRHDDETKSPRTFLINRTAPSSYVGS from the exons atggggaaatgGACGGAACTCGGATTGTCGGGTCGTGAAAATGCAACAAATGTCTCGTCGCGAGCCATAACTGACAAGTCCTTTTTGCAGTACTACGATGAAATTCATATTCCTCTTTCAATTTCTATCTGTATATTCGGAGCCGCTTCAAACGTCTTCAATATTATTGTGCTCACAAG AAAACGGATGCGAACCCCAATAAACATCCTGCTCACAGGTCTCTCCATTGCACAATGGCTCCTAGCGACCAATTACTTCCTTTACTTATTGCTTGAGTATTATAGATATCAATG TGTTCAATTATTATGGTCCGAAGCATTTACAAGATATAGATTCTTCAATGTCAACCTGAATACAGTATTTCATACAA TTGCATTCACAACGACGATCGTTGTCGCAGTGTTTCGGTATTGTGCACTGAAGTTTCCAATTCAAGCGAATAGATTCATCTATAAATGCCAGCCAGCAATCGCAGCAAACGTTATCATTTGGATCATCATTCCTATCATCAGTCTTCCATTGTTTTTCATATCCGAG GTTAAAATTGTCGCTCGTGACCACGTTGCTTATGATTTGCAATGCGAAATGGAAGGTCCATTGTACGACCTCAGTTATCAAGAGAGTCCACTTCTCGTGTCCGCAGTTTTCTGGGCATTTGGTATTGTGTTCAAACTACTTCCGTCGTTAATTCTCTCAATACTACTCATTGCTCTTATAAGATCTTTGAAAAGCGTAGAACGAAGGCGTAAAAACTGGAAGCGTACACAAGGTGCCAACATTTGCACCAACTCCGAGagaaaagcaaaaagaaaGTTGACGACCAGACCGCGCACAACACGAATGCTCGTCATCATTCTACTCCTATGTGTAATG GTAGAACTACCCATGGGTATTCTTAACTTGTGCGTGGCTATCTACGGTGAAGAGTTCGGAAATCGGTATTACGATCCAGTGGGAAATCTGATGGAAATGCTGACGCTGTTGTACAGCTCTGTTAGCTTCGTTCTCTATTGCACCATGTCCAATGAGTATCTCTCCACGTTCCGAGCACTATTCTTCCCATGGACCAGAAAGAATAGTTTAAGAGGAACTCGAA gaagttgGAATCATCGACATGACGACGAAACAAAGTCCCCACGAACTTTTCTGATAAATAGAACTGCGCCAAGCTCATATGTCGGGTCTTAA